The Clostridium beijerinckii genomic sequence GGCTATAGATATAGAGACACAGAGGAATTTAAGTCCATTTGAAGTTAGACAACAGCTCTCATCAATTGGAATCAAACCAGGGCTTAGCAAATCACAAGTTAATGTATATCAAATAGAAAAAAAGATGGAAGATTTAAATAGCCAGATAATGTGGATTAGGGTTAGGATAGAGGGGTCTACATTAAAATTGGTTATAAAGGAAAAAGTAAATCCTCCGTCTACAGAAAAAACATTATATAATCAAGTTATTGCTAAAATGGATGGAGAAGTAAAGAGAGTATATACAAATTCAGGGAATCCAGCAGTTGTGCCAGGAGATATAGTAAAGAAAGGTGACGATCTAATATTGCCTATACAAGGAAGGGAAGGCTTTCAGATGGAAGTAAAACCTAGCGGAACAGTTATAGCAAATACTTTTTATGATAAATTTATGGAGATTCAAGTAAGTGGAGAAAAGCTTGAGAGAACTGGTAACAAAAATAGTGATATATACTTAAATTTTTTTGGAAAAAAAGTTTACTTGAAAAAAGCTATAAATCAATTTGAATATTATGATAAAATAGAAGAGAAGGATGGTTTCTTTAATAAGATAACATATTTCGAAAAAAAAGGTATAAATGTAAACTTAGATAAAGAAAGTACAGTTAAAGAAGCTACAGAAAAGTTAGAGGGGTCATTGAGAAAAACACTTAGCAACGATGCAAAGATAATAGATAAGAAAACTGCAGTAGAAGATATTGAAGGCGGAAAGATATTAATTAATGTTAAATTTACTGTAGAACAGGATATTGCTAAAAACGTATCATAAGGGGTATTCAAAGTTGTTTTTATGCCTATTACTTATTATTAAGATGAAAAGGTGAATTACATGGATATAAAACAAAATAATAAATGGAAAAATAATAGAATTCAAAGAATTTTATTATTTATACTTGTATTTAGTATAGGCTATTTATTGCTTGTTACCGCAATAACTCCTAAGCAATATAGCTTAAAAGAAGGAGATATACCAAGAGTAGATATAAAAGCTCCAAGAGATATAGTGGATGAAAAAGCTACAAAGGAAAAAGAAGATCAAGCGGCCGAAAAGGTAGGGAAACAGTATACATCAAAGCCAGAAGTTAAGAAAGAAGCTGAGGATAATGTAAGGGCATTGTTCGATAAACTTGTATCATTAAGCAATATGGCGAGCTCTACCGTAGCTGATAAGCAAACTGAGCTTAAGAAATTAACTATATTTCAATTAACAGATGAACAATGTAAGGCGTTGATAGGAATATCAAAAGATACTTTGCCGGGCATAGAAGACAAAATAGTAAATATAATTGACAGTGCATATGAAAAAAATATACAGGAAAAAGATGAAGGTGCCTTAAAAGAAGCAAAAGGAGCTGTTTCAACTCAAATAGATAATTTAAACTTAGATAAAGATGTATCAAGTGCTTTAAAGCAAATAGCTCAAACACAAATAAACCCTAATGTTTTTTTTGATGAAGAAAAAACACAAGAAAAGATACAGGAAGTCAAGAAGAATGTATCTAAAGTAATAATAAAACAAAATCAGATTATAGTTAAAGAAGGAGAGCCTGTAACACAAGATCAAATTGATATTCTATCAGATCTTGGAATGCTTAACGATGAAAATGTAACAGCTTATATATATATTTATTTAGCGCTTGCAATATTTTGGATGATAATATTGTTTCTTCAATATGGATATGTGAGAATAAATTATGGTGAAATATATAAGAACAATAAAAAGCTTATTCTTATAAGTACAATTAATTTGATTTCACTTGTGTTAGCTAGAACTGTAGGGGTTATATCGCCTTTTCTAATTCCATTTGCGTGCGCGCCTATGATGCTTACGCTATTACTAAATTATAAGATATCATTTGTACTTAGCGCTTTAAATGCAATAGTTATAGGAGCATTAAATGGTTTTGATGTTCAGATTATTATTCTAGGAATAGTAAGTTCGGTATTAGGAGCGGCATTTTTGAAAAAGATGCAACAAAGAAATGAATTGCTATATTCAACATTGTATACTGCTGTTGTTACCGTAATACTTACATTGTCTACGGGAATATTAATATCGAGCAATTTCGGAGATGTGTTAGTAAAAGGTGGAATCACATTCATTGGAGGCCTTTTATCAGGTATATTTGCATTAGGAATATTACCGTTTTTAGAAGGTACATTTAATGAGGTTACTACATTAAAGCTGCTAGAATTATCAAATCCTAATACACCACTGTTAAAAAAATTATTAATGGAAGCTCCAGGAACATATCATCATAGTATGCTTGTTGCAAATCTCTCAGAAATGGCAGCAGAAGAAGTTGGTGCTAATTCGGTAATTACAAGGATAGGATCATATTATCATGATATTGGAAAAACAGAGAGGCCATATTTCTTTGGAGAGAATCAAATGGGGATAGATAATCCACATGAGAATATACCTCCAAATTTAAGTGCTATGATAATAAAATCTCATGTTAAAGATGGTCTGGAGTTAGCTAAAAAATATAAGCTTCCTAAGGTTATCCAAGATATTATATTAGAGCATCATGGTAAAACATTAGTAAAGTATTTTTACTATACTATGAAAAATAGTGCTGAAAATCCAGAGGAAATAAAAGAAGAAGATTATAGATATGAAGGCCCAATACCAAGCTCAAAAGAAGCTGGGATAGTAATGCTATCTGATAGTGTTGAAGCGGCTGTAAGATCAATTAAGAAACCTACTAAGGATGCAATTAACCAAATGGTTAATTGCATTATAGATGATAAATTATCATCAGGACAATTAAATGATTGTGATTTAACATTAAAAGATATAGAAAAAATAAGAGTATGTTTTTTGACTTCGTTAAATAGCATATACCATCAAAGAATAGAATACCCTAAAGAAAAAATGAAGGATTTCAATGGTGAAAGCAATAAAGGTGAATTTAAAACTAAGGAGTAATTTAAATAATGATTTATGTAGATAATAGACAAAATAAAGTGGAAGCAAGTGAAAAATTAATAGAAAGATTAACAGAAGTAATAGAATTTGCATTAAAAGAAGAGGAAGTAAATATGAAATGTGAAATTTCATTATTGTTCGTTGATAATAATGAAATAAAGGAAATTAATAATGAAACAAGAGGAATAAATAGAGAAACAGATGTATTATCTTTTCCTATGTTAGAATACGAAGATAAGAAAGTATTTAAGGATATGTATAAAGATTATAAGTTTTCTCAATCTGATTTTGATGGTGACGAACTTGTACTTGGGGATATAGTTCTTTCATTAGAAAAAGCATTAGAACAGAGTAAAGAATTTAATCATTCATATGAAAGGGAAGCCTCATACTTAGTTGTACATTCAGTATTGCATCTATTGGGATACGATCATATGGAGGATGATGATAAAATAATTATGAGAAGTAGAGAAGAAGATATTTTAAATAAACTTAACATAATCAGAGGGTAATATTTTTTATTATGTAATAGAAGTAGGGGTAAATAATGAAAATGAAAAAAACACTGGAAAGCTTCAATAATGCCATAACTGGGATTATCGATACTGTAAGAACTGAACGAAATATGAAAATCCATTTAATAGTGGCGTTAGTAGTACTAATTGCAAGCTTTTTCTTTGACATAACAAAATATGAGTTTCTGATATTAGCTGTTACAATAACTATGGTAATAGCTGCTGAACTTATAAATACAGCCATAGAGGCGACTATAGATATGACAACTAATTATTACCACCCTTTGGCTAAAATCGCTAAGAATGCGGCGGCAGGTGCGGTATTAATAACAGCCATAAATGCATTATTAGTTGGTTATATTATATTTTGGGATAGGCTCAGTAGATTTTCATTTTCTTTAATTAATAAAGTAAAGAATTCAGAGCCATATACGATATTGATTGTTCTAGTAATAGTATGTATAGTAACTATAATAGCGAAAGCAATATTTGGAGAAGGAACTCCGTTAAAAGGGGGAATGCCCAGTGGCCACAGTGCTTTGGGATTTTCAATAGCAACTGCAATATCATTAATAACGGAGGAACCAATTTGCATTCTATTGAGTTTTTTATTGGCGTTTATAACTGCACAAAGTAGAGTGGATTCAGAAGTTCATAGTATTTTAGAGGTAATAGTTGGAGCTATATTTGGTATATTATTAACTTTGTTTATTTTTACATTATTTAGGCTTTAATTAAATATAGAATAATAAAAATAATATTTATAGGAGAAGATATAAGATGAAATAAAACTTATATTGTCTCCTATTTCTTAAATTATAAGAATTAATGATTTAATTCATAAGGAAACAATTGGAAGTGATTATTAAATTATTATATGATCAAATTAAGAATAGTAGATTGTCAATTTACTTATAAATAGAGTATACTATTTGTAAAATAGGATAACGTTAGTTAAGCTTTTTTAAGCTTATTTTGAGGAGGAAAAAATGTTTAAATCAGGATTTGTTACAATAGTTGGAAGACCTAATGTAGGAAAATCGACTTTATTAAATTATATAATGGGGGAAAAGTTATCAATAGTTTCTAATAAACCTCAGACAACAAGAAATAACATACAAACAATATTGACAGGTGATGATTATCAAATGATATTTGTTGATACACCAGGTATACATAAACCTAAACATAAGTTAGGAGAATACATGGTAAATTCGGCAAAAGAATCTACTAAAGATGTTGATTTAGTATTATTCTTAACAAATCCAGATGAGGAGATTGGAAAGGGCGATAAATTTATATTAGAAACCTTAAGGGATAAAAAGTGTCCTGTATTTTTAGTTTTAAATAAGGTTGATGAAAGTACACAAGATAGAGTGGCAAAAAGTTTAGAAATGTATTCAAAAGAATTTAAATTTGCAGAGATAGTACCTATTTCTGCAATAAAAGGGAAAAACGTTGATGTATTAGTAGAACTTATGAAGAAAGCAATGCCAGAAGGACCTAAATATTATCCAGATGACATGATAACAGATGTTCAAGAAAAGTTTGTAGTATCAGAAATAATTAGAGAAAAAGCTTTAAGAACCTTGAGAGATGAAGTGCCTCATGGTATAGCAGTAGATATAATTCAAATGAAACAAAATGAAATAGGTACATATCATATAGAAGTAGATTTAATCTGTGAAAAAGATTCCCATAAAGGAATAATAATTGGAAAGAATGGTCAAACACTTAAAAGAATAGGCGAAAATTCAAGATATGAATTAGAAAGATTTTTAAGATCCAAGGTTAATCTAAAAATATGGGTGAAAGTTAGAAAAGAATGGAGAGATAATCAGCTTTTATTAAAAGAATTAGGATATAAAGCGAATTCAAAGAAATAGAGTATCAATTAGAAATAGATAATTAGCCTAACATATTATTTTTTTATATATTCCAAGTGGGAGATGGTTGACCTGTCAATAGTTGAAACAAAAGCTGTAATTATAAAAACGCAAGATTTTAAAGAGAATGACAAACTAGTTTGGTTTTATACTGAGAAGTTAGGTAAAATTACAGCTATAGTTAGAGGCGCTAAAAAAAGTAAAAGTAAGTTCTTAGCATTGACATTGCCATTATGTTATGGAGAATATATGGTATATAAAGGTAAGAGCTTGTACACTCTTCAAGAAGGAAAAATAATTCAATCTTTTCAAGGTCTTTTAAATGATTTACATAAGCTTACATATTCCTCATACTTATGCGAATTAATAGATATTGCTTGTACTGATAATGAAATTAATATGGAACTTTTTAAGACATTGATTACAACATTATACCTACTGAATACAGATGCCCTAGATTACGAACTACTAATAAGAGCATTTGAATTAAGATTATTAAAAACAACTGGATATAATCTAACATTGAATAATTGTAGCGTATGTAGAAAAAAGATATCTTCATCTAATTATATAAGTTTATCCCACTATGGAGGTATATGTGATGAATGTCCCAAAGAACATGGAGTATTTATTTCAAAAGGTGCATATAATGCCTTGAGGTTTTTGATGAATATGGATATAGATAAATTATATAGACTAAATTTAAATCATGAAATAAAAAGTGAGATTGAAAAAGTAATTACTTTTTTAGTATCGAATAGCTATGCTAAAAAGCCTAAAAGTTTGGAGATGTTAAAATTTATTAAGGAGTGATGATTTATGGAAAATATAACATTAGAAAAAGTTGATATGATACGTGAGAGAACAGGAGTAAGCTATGAAAAGGCAAAGGAAGCTTTAGAAGTATGCGAAGGAGACGTATTAGAGGCTTTAATATACATTGAAAAGTCTCAAAAGTTATCAGATATTAATGATGAATTTGTTGATGAGGAAGTAAATAGGGCTCCTATATCTATAGAGGAACTAAGGGTTTTGATTAAACAAATAATAGAAAAGGGAAATGTTACTAGGATAAAGGTTAAGAAAGATGATAAGGAACTTGTAGATATTCCAGTTAATGCAGGAATTGCAGCAGGAGTTGTAGCTATTATAGTTCCACCAATACTTGCAGCAGGAGTTATTGCGGCAATAGCGACTCAAATTACAATAGAGATAACTATGGAAGATGGATCTGTGGAAGTTGTAAACACGTATGTTTCAGAAATGGCAAGCAATGTTAAAAATAAAGCTACTGATTTTGCTGATAAAATTAAGACTAAGGTTAATGAAATGAAGAATGACATAGGTAAACATAGTGATGATTCAAAACAAAAAGTATATACTGGTTCAGATACTGTATATACCTATACAGTTAATTTTGATGAAGATAAAGAAAATTCAGAAAATTAAGTGATATTGAGAGTAATATAAAGAAAAATAGATATATCAGTGATATAAAATTAATATACAAGAAATATTTAGCGAATTTATTTGATTTTTCTGAAAATTAAGTCTAGTCAAACAATAATTACATGATATAATTAGAGAGTAGTAAAAATTAATGAATTTGAACTAAATATTTCTTGTATTTACAGAAAGAGGGATAAGATTGAAATTATCACCTAGGCAAGAAGAAATAGTATGCTTAGTAAAAGAAAATGCACCTATAACTAGTGAAGCTCTTGCAGAAAAAATTGGAGTTACTAGAGCTGCGCTCAGGGCTGATTTGGCAGTACTGACTATGATAGGAACTTTGGATGCTAGACCGAAGGTAGGATATGTATATACAGGAAAAACATCTAATGGATTGATTTATTCAAACATTAACAAAATTAAAGTATCCGAAATAATGTCAAAACCTGTGACTGTCAGTGAAGATACGATGGTATATGATGCAATCGTATACCTATTTCTGAATGATGTAGGGACATTATTTATAGAAAATAATGGGGTGCTTACAGGTGCAGTCTCTAGAAAGGACTTTCTCAAAATTTCAATAGGGGGGACTGATATACATAGAGTTCCCGTTGGAGTAATTATGACAAGAATGCCAAATATAATTTGTGCGAATAAGAATGACAACGCATATGATTTGGCTAAGAAAATTATTGAACATGAGATCGATAGTATTCCGGTTGTTGAAATAATAGAAAAGTCTGATGGAAAAGATCAGATGAAGATAATCGGAAAGGTTTCTAAGACTAACATAACAAAATTATTTGTTAAAATTGGAGAAAATGAGGATTAATTAATTAAGGGTAACTACGAAGTCTTTAAGCATATGAAATAAAAAATAAGTCTATGATGCGATATATATTTCTTGTTAGACAAGGAAGTCTGTTTATCTCATAGTGGACTATTAGGTAAACAGAACGACGAAGTATAACAAGAAATAGATTAGCATGCTGATTTATTTTTTGTTGAATATGCTTAGGATAGGCATCGATAGTAAATATAGTGAGAAATAATAAGAAAAGAGGGAGTATTGAGATGTCAAATAAGTATGTATATCTTTTTAGTGAAGGAAATGCTTCAATGAAAAATCTACTTGGAGGAAAAGGCGCTAACTTAGCAGAAATGACTAGTCTAGGAATTCCAGTGCCAGATGGTTTTATTGTTACAACAGAATCTTGTAATAAATATTATGAAGATGGTAGAAAGATTTCTGATGAAATAATAGGTCAAATCTATGAAAGTTTATCAAAGCTTGAAGAATCTACAGGTAAGAAATTTGGAGATAATACAAATCCTTTACTAGTTTCAGTAAGATCTGGTGCAAGAGTTTCAATGCCGGGTATGATGGATACTATCTTAAACTTAGGATTAAATGATATAGCTGTAGAAGCAATGGCAGAATTGACCAATAATCCAAGATTTGCATATGATTCTTACAGAAGATTCATTCAAATGTTCTCTGATGTTGTTATGGGAATAGAAAAGAGATTATTCGAAAATAAGATTGATGAACTTAAGGAGAAGAAAGGTGTTGAATTTGATACAGATTTAACAGCAGATGATTTAAAAGAATTAGTTAGTGAATTCAAAGAAATCTACAAAAAAGAAAAGGGTGAGGAATTCCCAAGTGATCCTAAAGCTCAATTAATAGAAGCAATTACAGCCGTATTTAGATCATGGGATAATCCAAGAGCTATAGTATATAGAAGATTAAATGATATTCCAGGTGAATGGGGTACAGCTGTAAATGTGCAACAAATGGTATTTGGTAATAAGGGAGAAACATCAGGAACAGGAGTTGCATTCTCAAGAAACCCTGCAAATGGTGACAATGCTATATATGGTGAATATCTAATGAATGCACAAGGTGAAGATGTTGTTGCTGGTATTAGAACTCCACTTGAAATTGGAAAATTAAAAGAACAAAATCCAGAAATATATGCACAATTTGAAGGAATTGTTAACACACTAGAAGATCACTATAAAGATATGCAAGACATGGAGTTTACTATAGAAGAAGGTAAATTATATTTCTTACAAACTAGAAATGGTAAGAGAACAGCTCAAGCTGCTTTAAAGATTGCTGTTGATTTAGTAGAAGAAGGAATGCTAAGCAAGGAAGAAGCAATTTTAAAAGTTGAACCAAAACAATTAGATACATTATTACACCCTGCTTTTTATACTGAAGATTTAAAGAAAGCTACACCAATTGCAAAAGGATTACCTGCATCTCCTGGAGCTGCATGTGGTAAGATAGCATTTACTGCTGATGAAGCTAAAGATAGAGCAGCACTTGGAGAAGATGTTGTACTTGTAAGACTTGAAACTTCACCAGAAGATATAGAGGGAATGATAGCAGCACAAGGTATCCTTACAGTAAGAGGGGGAATGACTTCTCATGCTGCGGTTGTTGCAAGAGGAATGGGAACTTGTTGTGTAGCTGGATGTGGAACTATAAAAGTTGATGAAGTAAAGAGAACTGTAGAAGTTAACGGAAAAGTTTATACATCTGAAGACTACATTTCAATTGACGGTACTTCAGGAAATGTATATGGAGAAAAAATAAAAACAGTTACACCAGAAATTTCAGGACATTTTGCGACATTCATGGGATGGGCTGATGAAATAAGAAAATTGAAAGTTAGAGCTAATGCAGATAGTCCAAGAGATGCAAAACAAGCTGTTGAGTTTGGAGCAGAAGGCATAGGTCTTTGCAGAACAGAGCATATGTTCTTTGCAGAAGATAGAATTATGGCTGTAAGACAAATGATTACATCTAAAGATTTAGAACAAAGAAAAGTAGCTTTAGATAAGATTTTGCCAATGCAAAAATCAGATTTCATAGGAATTTATGAAGCATTAGAAGGAAAAGCAGTTACAATAAGATTATTAGATCCACCGCTACATGAATTCTTGCCAACTGTGGATTCAGATATAAAAGAATTAGCAAGAGAAATGGGAATAACTTATGAGGAATTAAAATCTACTGTTTCAGAATTACATGAGTTTAATCCTATGATGGGTCATAGAGGATGCCGTCTTGCAGTTTCTTACCCTGAAATTGCTGAAATGCAAGCAAGAGCTATTATAGAGGCAGCAATAGAAGTTAAAACAACTAAAGGCTACGATATTGTACCTGAAATAATGATTCCATTAGTTGGAGAAATTAAAGAATTAAAATATGTTAAAGATGTAATTGTATCAACAGTTAAAGCTGTTATGGAAGAAAAAGGAGTAACTTTAGATTATAAGGTTGGAACTATGATTGAAATTCCAAGAGCAGCATTAACAGCTGATGAAATAGCAAAAGAAGCAGAATTCTTCTCATTTGGTACAAATGACTTAACTCAAATGACATTTGGATTCTCAAGAGATGATGCAGCTAAGTTCTTATCTGCTTATTATGAAAAGAAGATTTATGAACAAGATCCATTTGGTAAATTAGATCAAACAGGAGTTGGTT encodes the following:
- the yqfD gene encoding sporulation protein YqfD, which translates into the protein MFSSLKSGQVTIEINALVPEKILNAFWNSQIYTCNIVKVSLTTVRVTIYYRDYKDAEILIKKYKGKVKIVRTSGIIVLLMKMRRKISLVIGMGLFFAVIYILSNYIWAIDIETQRNLSPFEVRQQLSSIGIKPGLSKSQVNVYQIEKKMEDLNSQIMWIRVRIEGSTLKLVIKEKVNPPSTEKTLYNQVIAKMDGEVKRVYTNSGNPAVVPGDIVKKGDDLILPIQGREGFQMEVKPSGTVIANTFYDKFMEIQVSGEKLERTGNKNSDIYLNFFGKKVYLKKAINQFEYYDKIEEKDGFFNKITYFEKKGINVNLDKESTVKEATEKLEGSLRKTLSNDAKIIDKKTAVEDIEGGKILINVKFTVEQDIAKNVS
- a CDS encoding HD family phosphohydrolase, whose amino-acid sequence is MDIKQNNKWKNNRIQRILLFILVFSIGYLLLVTAITPKQYSLKEGDIPRVDIKAPRDIVDEKATKEKEDQAAEKVGKQYTSKPEVKKEAEDNVRALFDKLVSLSNMASSTVADKQTELKKLTIFQLTDEQCKALIGISKDTLPGIEDKIVNIIDSAYEKNIQEKDEGALKEAKGAVSTQIDNLNLDKDVSSALKQIAQTQINPNVFFDEEKTQEKIQEVKKNVSKVIIKQNQIIVKEGEPVTQDQIDILSDLGMLNDENVTAYIYIYLALAIFWMIILFLQYGYVRINYGEIYKNNKKLILISTINLISLVLARTVGVISPFLIPFACAPMMLTLLLNYKISFVLSALNAIVIGALNGFDVQIIILGIVSSVLGAAFLKKMQQRNELLYSTLYTAVVTVILTLSTGILISSNFGDVLVKGGITFIGGLLSGIFALGILPFLEGTFNEVTTLKLLELSNPNTPLLKKLLMEAPGTYHHSMLVANLSEMAAEEVGANSVITRIGSYYHDIGKTERPYFFGENQMGIDNPHENIPPNLSAMIIKSHVKDGLELAKKYKLPKVIQDIILEHHGKTLVKYFYYTMKNSAENPEEIKEEDYRYEGPIPSSKEAGIVMLSDSVEAAVRSIKKPTKDAINQMVNCIIDDKLSSGQLNDCDLTLKDIEKIRVCFLTSLNSIYHQRIEYPKEKMKDFNGESNKGEFKTKE
- the ybeY gene encoding rRNA maturation RNase YbeY, whose protein sequence is MIYVDNRQNKVEASEKLIERLTEVIEFALKEEEVNMKCEISLLFVDNNEIKEINNETRGINRETDVLSFPMLEYEDKKVFKDMYKDYKFSQSDFDGDELVLGDIVLSLEKALEQSKEFNHSYEREASYLVVHSVLHLLGYDHMEDDDKIIMRSREEDILNKLNIIRG
- a CDS encoding diacylglycerol kinase, giving the protein MKMKKTLESFNNAITGIIDTVRTERNMKIHLIVALVVLIASFFFDITKYEFLILAVTITMVIAAELINTAIEATIDMTTNYYHPLAKIAKNAAAGAVLITAINALLVGYIIFWDRLSRFSFSLINKVKNSEPYTILIVLVIVCIVTIIAKAIFGEGTPLKGGMPSGHSALGFSIATAISLITEEPICILLSFLLAFITAQSRVDSEVHSILEVIVGAIFGILLTLFIFTLFRL
- the era gene encoding GTPase Era, producing the protein MFKSGFVTIVGRPNVGKSTLLNYIMGEKLSIVSNKPQTTRNNIQTILTGDDYQMIFVDTPGIHKPKHKLGEYMVNSAKESTKDVDLVLFLTNPDEEIGKGDKFILETLRDKKCPVFLVLNKVDESTQDRVAKSLEMYSKEFKFAEIVPISAIKGKNVDVLVELMKKAMPEGPKYYPDDMITDVQEKFVVSEIIREKALRTLRDEVPHGIAVDIIQMKQNEIGTYHIEVDLICEKDSHKGIIIGKNGQTLKRIGENSRYELERFLRSKVNLKIWVKVRKEWRDNQLLLKELGYKANSKK
- the recO gene encoding DNA repair protein RecO, translated to MVDLSIVETKAVIIKTQDFKENDKLVWFYTEKLGKITAIVRGAKKSKSKFLALTLPLCYGEYMVYKGKSLYTLQEGKIIQSFQGLLNDLHKLTYSSYLCELIDIACTDNEINMELFKTLITTLYLLNTDALDYELLIRAFELRLLKTTGYNLTLNNCSVCRKKISSSNYISLSHYGGICDECPKEHGVFISKGAYNALRFLMNMDIDKLYRLNLNHEIKSEIEKVITFLVSNSYAKKPKSLEMLKFIKE
- a CDS encoding DUF4342 domain-containing protein gives rise to the protein MENITLEKVDMIRERTGVSYEKAKEALEVCEGDVLEALIYIEKSQKLSDINDEFVDEEVNRAPISIEELRVLIKQIIEKGNVTRIKVKKDDKELVDIPVNAGIAAGVVAIIVPPILAAGVIAAIATQITIEITMEDGSVEVVNTYVSEMASNVKNKATDFADKIKTKVNEMKNDIGKHSDDSKQKVYTGSDTVYTYTVNFDEDKENSEN
- a CDS encoding helix-turn-helix transcriptional regulator codes for the protein MKLSPRQEEIVCLVKENAPITSEALAEKIGVTRAALRADLAVLTMIGTLDARPKVGYVYTGKTSNGLIYSNINKIKVSEIMSKPVTVSEDTMVYDAIVYLFLNDVGTLFIENNGVLTGAVSRKDFLKISIGGTDIHRVPVGVIMTRMPNIICANKNDNAYDLAKKIIEHEIDSIPVVEIIEKSDGKDQMKIIGKVSKTNITKLFVKIGENED
- the ppdK gene encoding pyruvate, phosphate dikinase, producing the protein MSNKYVYLFSEGNASMKNLLGGKGANLAEMTSLGIPVPDGFIVTTESCNKYYEDGRKISDEIIGQIYESLSKLEESTGKKFGDNTNPLLVSVRSGARVSMPGMMDTILNLGLNDIAVEAMAELTNNPRFAYDSYRRFIQMFSDVVMGIEKRLFENKIDELKEKKGVEFDTDLTADDLKELVSEFKEIYKKEKGEEFPSDPKAQLIEAITAVFRSWDNPRAIVYRRLNDIPGEWGTAVNVQQMVFGNKGETSGTGVAFSRNPANGDNAIYGEYLMNAQGEDVVAGIRTPLEIGKLKEQNPEIYAQFEGIVNTLEDHYKDMQDMEFTIEEGKLYFLQTRNGKRTAQAALKIAVDLVEEGMLSKEEAILKVEPKQLDTLLHPAFYTEDLKKATPIAKGLPASPGAACGKIAFTADEAKDRAALGEDVVLVRLETSPEDIEGMIAAQGILTVRGGMTSHAAVVARGMGTCCVAGCGTIKVDEVKRTVEVNGKVYTSEDYISIDGTSGNVYGEKIKTVTPEISGHFATFMGWADEIRKLKVRANADSPRDAKQAVEFGAEGIGLCRTEHMFFAEDRIMAVRQMITSKDLEQRKVALDKILPMQKSDFIGIYEALEGKAVTIRLLDPPLHEFLPTVDSDIKELAREMGITYEELKSTVSELHEFNPMMGHRGCRLAVSYPEIAEMQARAIIEAAIEVKTTKGYDIVPEIMIPLVGEIKELKYVKDVIVSTVKAVMEEKGVTLDYKVGTMIEIPRAALTADEIAKEAEFFSFGTNDLTQMTFGFSRDDAAKFLSAYYEKKIYEQDPFGKLDQTGVGSLIKIAVEKGKSTRSDIHLGICGEHGGDPSSIEFCHNIGLNYVSCSPFRVPLARLAAAQAQVKNPR